Proteins encoded within one genomic window of Nonomuraea gerenzanensis:
- a CDS encoding siderophore-interacting protein, producing MATEPARRAPRCTTSVVLRTEQLTPHMIRVVLGGEGLDAFSAGEFTDHYVKLLFPVPGVTYPEPFDMGVIRAELPREQWPVTRTYTVRSWDPQARELTIDFVCHGAQGLAGPWAMQAEPGDVVRFLGPGGAYAPSAEADWHLLAGDESALPAIGAALERVPAGAPAKVFVEVEDPAEEQELPTACAAEIVWLHRRGGQVGEALVRAVREAKFLDGTVHAFVHGEATFVKELRRYLRVERGVPLEQLSISGYWRLGRDEDGWQSSKREWNQRIEEEEAKILSDSPA from the coding sequence ATGGCGACGGAACCGGCCCGGCGTGCCCCTCGGTGCACCACCAGTGTGGTGCTGCGCACCGAACAGCTGACCCCGCACATGATCCGCGTGGTGCTCGGTGGCGAAGGGCTCGACGCGTTCAGCGCGGGAGAGTTCACCGACCATTACGTGAAGCTGCTGTTCCCGGTGCCGGGGGTGACGTACCCGGAGCCGTTCGACATGGGGGTGATCCGCGCGGAGCTGCCCCGCGAGCAGTGGCCCGTGACGCGGACCTACACCGTCCGCTCCTGGGACCCGCAGGCGCGGGAGCTCACCATCGACTTCGTCTGCCACGGCGCGCAGGGCCTCGCGGGCCCGTGGGCGATGCAGGCCGAGCCGGGTGACGTGGTGCGCTTCCTTGGCCCCGGCGGCGCCTACGCGCCCAGCGCAGAGGCCGACTGGCACCTGCTCGCCGGCGACGAGAGCGCCCTGCCGGCCATCGGCGCGGCACTGGAGCGGGTGCCCGCGGGAGCGCCCGCCAAGGTCTTCGTCGAGGTCGAGGACCCGGCCGAGGAGCAGGAGCTGCCGACGGCCTGCGCAGCCGAGATCGTGTGGCTGCACCGCCGGGGCGGCCAGGTCGGCGAGGCGCTGGTGCGGGCGGTGCGGGAGGCCAAGTTCCTCGACGGGACGGTGCACGCCTTCGTCCACGGCGAGGCGACGTTCGTCAAGGAGTTGCGGCGCTACCTGCGCGTGGAGCGGGGGGTGCCGCTGGAGCAGCTGTCCATCTCCGGCTATTGGCGGTTGGGGCGGGACGAGGACGGCTGGCAGTCCTCCAAGCGGGAGTGGAACCAGCGGATCGAGGAGGAAGAGGCGAAGATCCTGAGCGACTCGCCCGCGTGA
- a CDS encoding serine/threonine-protein kinase — MEPLLAGDPPRIGAYWLAGRLGSGGQGVVYEAYDAAGTRVAVKVLHAEARDRFAKEAEAARRVASFCTTRVLDVELGGDRPYIVSEFVPGRSLRRAVQDGRRFAGDDLHRLATAVATALTAIHDAGVIHRDLKPDNVLLGPDGPRVIDFGIARTADMSLTGTGEMAGTPSYMAPEVFTGQRAGTAADVFAWGAVVVFAATGEDPFRADHLGAVVHRVLTAQPDLSALPDRLATLVRAALDKDPAARPAARDLLLALVAGDGSDMGRLLAAGSRSAAGMYVPQTADPELGAIAEDVYASLAPEERDLAAEVFLRLVTVTEDGHETIRWATLDELADGRPEIERILERFAYLLTQRDGAVALSRPALLRAWLRLRLWVDADREGLATLAQLSAATRHWVEHGRKDGDLLQGSRLERVLTWAAAGRTHVRLTSAERSFLHAATALTRRRATRRRTITAALAGLLVVTVVAAGAAFVQAERAAEQSRAVALQRDQAVGRQIAAEADRLRTTDPTVARLLSVTGWRLAPGPDTRRSLMGSLTMPERAAFRDPAVKGVSAAATAASGRIRAVAGEDGVRVHDVPGGRQRAYWAWPRGFAALPIRAALSPGGATLVVLNGLTMSAWDTMTGRKLRERAVGAGTSPDLAFGDNEDLVSVTRMGSVELVWNVRTGRTHRPRMEAGPLPVISSSGAFIAGMGLNDGMRVIRLSDLSVLPWSPKQCHAIAFSPDSTRMYCANGSIQAWDTRTGRRIADADEPFWNALDHGARLWVSADGTRLLGLYQNTIRLWAAESGDELFTYHAEGEPEHAWIDGAGTVRYLLGTSVVTLDAGSRGLTDTLPGRARVISLGDGPAMIAARPDDFLRTWDGSKLGPPLPGSQEAAGVQLDPQARRLVGVKDTRTLHAWDVATGRALWTWPVPPMQDIVAMTFTPDGGRLVLSLAENSQRDARNELLVLDAAGGKVLERHRLDTATGDLAAVHTGKAVVTSVGRMLDLDTGRLTGAGFSSGEIGAIAAARTRPLVAFGFTAVQLWDHAEGVELPPALRPAGAVSISDIAFSHDGTLVAAVSSTRQEEYFVHVWDVATRQELAAVPIGFGDELRFSADDSVLQAGVRNYRTVTTIPVEGDAVAAQVCERAGRTLSRQEWSRYLGGVPYRDPCPHR; from the coding sequence GTGGAGCCATTGCTGGCGGGGGACCCGCCTCGGATCGGAGCGTACTGGCTGGCCGGGCGGCTGGGCTCGGGCGGCCAGGGCGTCGTCTACGAGGCCTACGACGCGGCGGGGACCAGGGTGGCCGTCAAGGTGCTGCACGCCGAGGCGCGCGACCGCTTCGCCAAGGAGGCGGAGGCGGCCCGCCGGGTGGCGTCGTTCTGCACGACCAGGGTGCTGGACGTCGAGCTCGGCGGGGACAGGCCGTACATCGTCAGCGAGTTCGTGCCGGGGCGGAGCCTGCGCCGGGCCGTACAGGACGGGCGCAGGTTCGCCGGTGACGACCTGCACCGGCTCGCGACCGCCGTGGCGACGGCGCTGACCGCCATCCACGACGCCGGCGTGATCCACCGCGACCTCAAGCCCGACAACGTGCTGCTCGGCCCGGACGGGCCGCGCGTGATCGACTTCGGCATCGCGCGCACCGCGGACATGTCGCTGACCGGCACCGGCGAGATGGCGGGGACGCCCAGCTACATGGCGCCCGAGGTGTTCACCGGGCAGCGGGCGGGCACCGCGGCGGACGTGTTCGCCTGGGGCGCGGTGGTGGTGTTCGCGGCGACCGGCGAGGACCCGTTCCGCGCGGACCATCTGGGCGCCGTCGTGCACCGGGTGCTGACGGCGCAGCCCGACCTGAGCGCGCTGCCGGACCGGCTGGCCACGCTCGTCCGGGCGGCGCTGGACAAGGACCCCGCCGCCCGCCCGGCCGCGCGCGACCTGCTGCTGGCGCTGGTGGCGGGCGACGGCTCCGACATGGGCAGGCTGCTGGCGGCGGGCAGCCGCTCGGCCGCCGGCATGTACGTGCCGCAGACGGCCGACCCCGAGCTGGGCGCCATCGCCGAGGACGTCTACGCCTCCCTCGCGCCCGAGGAGCGCGACCTGGCGGCCGAGGTGTTCCTGCGCCTGGTGACGGTCACCGAGGACGGCCACGAGACGATCCGCTGGGCGACGCTCGACGAGCTGGCCGACGGCAGGCCCGAGATCGAGCGCATCCTGGAACGCTTCGCCTACCTGCTGACCCAGCGCGACGGCGCGGTCGCGCTCTCGCGTCCCGCGCTGCTGCGGGCGTGGCTGCGCCTGCGCCTGTGGGTGGACGCCGACCGGGAGGGGCTGGCCACGCTCGCCCAGCTCTCGGCCGCCACCCGCCACTGGGTCGAGCACGGCCGCAAGGACGGTGACCTGCTGCAGGGCAGCCGCCTGGAACGGGTGCTCACCTGGGCGGCGGCCGGGCGCACGCACGTGCGGCTGACCAGCGCCGAGCGTTCCTTCCTGCACGCGGCCACCGCGCTGACCCGCAGACGCGCCACGCGCCGCCGCACGATCACGGCGGCGCTGGCCGGGCTGCTGGTGGTCACGGTGGTGGCGGCGGGCGCGGCCTTCGTGCAGGCCGAGCGGGCCGCCGAGCAGAGCAGGGCCGTCGCCCTGCAGCGCGACCAGGCCGTGGGCCGCCAGATCGCGGCCGAGGCGGACCGGTTGCGCACCACCGACCCGACCGTGGCGAGGCTGCTCAGCGTGACCGGGTGGCGGCTCGCGCCCGGACCCGACACCAGGCGGAGCCTGATGGGCTCGCTGACCATGCCGGAGCGTGCGGCCTTCCGCGATCCGGCCGTCAAGGGCGTGTCGGCGGCGGCGACGGCCGCCTCGGGCCGGATCAGGGCCGTGGCCGGTGAGGACGGCGTGCGCGTCCACGACGTGCCGGGCGGGCGGCAGCGCGCGTACTGGGCGTGGCCGCGCGGGTTCGCCGCGCTGCCGATCAGGGCGGCGCTCAGCCCCGGCGGCGCGACGCTGGTCGTGCTGAACGGGCTCACCATGTCCGCCTGGGACACGATGACGGGCAGGAAGCTGCGCGAGCGGGCGGTGGGCGCGGGCACGTCGCCTGACCTGGCCTTCGGCGACAACGAGGACCTCGTGAGCGTGACGCGGATGGGCTCGGTCGAGCTGGTCTGGAACGTCAGGACCGGCCGCACCCACCGGCCGCGCATGGAGGCCGGGCCGCTTCCCGTCATCTCGTCCTCCGGCGCGTTCATCGCGGGCATGGGGCTCAACGACGGGATGCGGGTGATCCGCCTGTCCGATCTGTCCGTGCTGCCGTGGTCGCCGAAGCAGTGCCACGCGATCGCCTTCTCCCCGGACAGCACCCGCATGTACTGCGCGAACGGCAGCATCCAGGCCTGGGACACGCGTACCGGCCGCCGGATCGCCGACGCGGACGAGCCGTTCTGGAACGCCCTCGACCACGGCGCCCGCCTGTGGGTGTCGGCGGACGGGACCCGGCTGCTCGGCCTGTACCAGAACACGATCAGGCTGTGGGCCGCCGAAAGCGGCGACGAGCTGTTCACCTACCACGCCGAGGGCGAGCCCGAGCACGCGTGGATCGACGGCGCGGGCACCGTGCGCTACCTGCTCGGCACCTCGGTCGTCACGCTCGACGCCGGCTCGCGCGGCCTGACCGACACGCTCCCCGGCCGTGCCAGGGTGATCAGCCTCGGCGACGGCCCCGCGATGATCGCCGCCAGGCCGGACGACTTCCTGCGCACCTGGGACGGCAGCAAGCTGGGCCCGCCCCTGCCCGGCTCGCAGGAGGCGGCCGGCGTTCAGCTCGACCCCCAGGCCAGACGGCTGGTGGGCGTGAAGGACACCAGGACCCTGCACGCGTGGGACGTGGCCACCGGGCGGGCGCTGTGGACCTGGCCGGTCCCGCCCATGCAGGACATCGTGGCCATGACGTTCACCCCGGACGGCGGCAGGCTGGTGCTCTCGCTCGCCGAGAACAGCCAGCGGGACGCGCGCAACGAGCTGCTCGTGCTCGACGCCGCCGGAGGCAAGGTGCTCGAGCGGCACCGGCTCGACACCGCCACCGGCGACCTCGCCGCCGTGCACACGGGCAAGGCCGTGGTGACCAGCGTCGGCAGGATGCTCGACCTGGACACCGGGCGGCTGACGGGGGCCGGCTTCAGCAGCGGGGAGATCGGCGCCATCGCGGCCGCCCGCACCAGGCCGCTGGTCGCCTTCGGCTTCACCGCGGTGCAGCTCTGGGACCACGCCGAGGGCGTCGAGCTGCCGCCCGCGCTGCGCCCGGCGGGTGCCGTCAGCATCTCCGACATCGCCTTCAGCCACGACGGCACGCTGGTCGCCGCGGTCAGCAGCACGCGGCAGGAGGAGTACTTCGTACACGTCTGGGACGTGGCCACCCGGCAGGAGCTGGCCGCCGTCCCGATCGGGTTCGGCGACGAGCTGCGCTTCAGCGCCGACGACAGCGTGCTGCAGGCCGGCGTGCGCAACTACCGGACCGTCACCACGATCCCGGTCGAGGGCGACGCGGTGGCGGCGCAGGTGTGCGAGCGAGCCGGCCGCACGCTGTCGCGGCAGGAATGGTCCCGGTACCTGGGCGGCGTCCCCTACCGCGACCCGTGCCCGCACCGGTAA
- a CDS encoding WD40 repeat domain-containing protein translates to MGERGDHPDELCPYQGLAPFEAGMSELFFGRAHATRNLLERLGKRLAGHGTILLVSGASGVGKSSLLRAGLIPEAARGELPGAQRWRCLLTTPTAQPFRALAHASGRDEYASGRDEYASSRDECASDRDRGAVAERLRNDPERAMAATLRPGERLLLVVDQFEELFTLVTDERERQAFVAALHALADGPDGAAVVIGVRADYWDRCAAYPQFAEAIQDGQAIVEPMTESDLRLAITGPATAAGLTIEPGLVELILDELRAGRAAGDRYEAGALPLLSQALRNTWERRAGRMLTIRGYEESGRVRDSVRRTADEVLDRLSPEDRRSALRIFRRLTLITAGGQVARRRARLAEIHAAASAQRRTQPETPAASPQPWQQPETQASPQRHEQPEARAASARPREHPETQATPARPPARAATTQPRDQMADLLSAFADRRLLTLHEDTVEIAHDALLTAWPTLRQWLEPDLAAQSVYDRLLEAATQWSDHHRDQAFLYRGARLLAVQDSRPRWDRDPDSFPPPGPVVEAFLAASTSEARRAGRRRRLAVSGLALLAVLALAAAATAVNAAGEADRQRRLAISRQLAAQSEVTGDVPLSSLLAVAAWKIAGTDEARNRVLSAATRTGRGNLTGHTRGVMSLAFSADGSIVATGSDDGTARLWDTATRRQLGAPITRARFDCSSVQLALSPDGRTLATACLSTVRFYDVATRREVGSPLEHEEVVSALAYSPDGRTVVTGDFRGVTRQWDAATHRPHGPPMGRPDHGRDLASIVRRMAFTRDGRTLAVASGKSVRLWDPATSRPRGAPIAAQRETVLDFALSPDGGTLATVSFDNAARLWSMRSGKQTGVIRDRNTGFNAIVFSPDGTRLATGGRSGRTVLWDTASRRQLVALADNVMGVERVAFSPDGKLLAAASDDGVVRLADPQVHLQIGRPVPAESAVALSPDGRVLATGIAGRPGIQLWDVATQRPLGPPLSPEGARRAVAMIDFTADGRTLVSSSLDGLWLWDVATRRELAHDATLSGVNALSPDGRFVAVQHEQGIVFWDVATRRRFGPHIRAGDHTGVITGMAISPDGRLVASAGFDSRLRIFEVATGRELGGNPPAVAAGLVNDLAFSPDGRTLAYTAADAAVRLWDVPRRRPAGIALIAEDDTPAALAFSPDGEILATGTSRGDVLLWDLRTHRPLGTPMTGHTSGVTALAYQRDGTAVATVAGDGTARLWNAGKPADLVGAACANAGRSLTREEWRSLVPQEEYRPTCP, encoded by the coding sequence ATGGGCGAGCGGGGGGATCATCCGGACGAGCTGTGCCCTTACCAAGGTCTCGCGCCGTTCGAGGCAGGCATGTCCGAGCTGTTCTTCGGCCGCGCGCACGCCACCCGGAACCTCCTCGAACGCCTGGGCAAGCGCCTGGCCGGGCATGGCACGATCCTGCTGGTCTCCGGGGCTTCGGGCGTCGGCAAGTCGTCGCTGTTACGGGCGGGGCTGATCCCGGAGGCGGCGCGGGGCGAGCTGCCGGGAGCACAGCGGTGGCGGTGCCTGCTCACCACGCCCACCGCACAGCCGTTCCGCGCGCTCGCACACGCGTCCGGCCGGGACGAATACGCGTCCGGCCGGGACGAATACGCGTCCAGCCGGGACGAATGCGCGTCCGATCGGGACAGGGGCGCGGTGGCCGAGCGGTTACGGAACGATCCGGAACGGGCCATGGCCGCGACGCTCAGGCCCGGCGAACGGCTGCTCCTGGTGGTGGACCAGTTCGAGGAGCTGTTCACGCTGGTGACCGACGAGCGGGAGCGGCAGGCGTTCGTGGCGGCCCTGCACGCGCTGGCCGACGGCCCGGACGGCGCCGCGGTGGTGATCGGGGTGCGCGCCGACTACTGGGACCGCTGCGCCGCCTACCCGCAGTTCGCCGAGGCCATCCAGGACGGGCAGGCCATCGTCGAGCCGATGACGGAGTCGGACCTGCGGCTGGCCATCACCGGGCCCGCCACCGCGGCGGGGCTGACGATCGAGCCGGGCCTGGTGGAGCTCATCCTGGACGAGCTGCGCGCCGGCCGGGCCGCCGGCGACCGTTACGAGGCCGGTGCCCTGCCCCTGCTCTCCCAGGCGTTGCGCAACACGTGGGAGAGACGTGCGGGCCGCATGCTCACCATCCGCGGGTACGAGGAGTCCGGCCGGGTCCGCGACTCCGTACGGCGCACGGCCGACGAGGTCCTCGACCGGTTGTCGCCCGAGGATCGCAGGAGCGCGCTGCGCATCTTCCGCCGGCTGACCCTGATCACGGCGGGCGGCCAGGTGGCCCGGCGCCGCGCCCGCCTGGCCGAGATCCACGCCGCCGCTTCCGCCCAGCGGCGCACACAGCCGGAGACTCCAGCCGCCTCGCCCCAGCCCTGGCAGCAGCCGGAGACTCAAGCCTCGCCCCAGCGGCACGAGCAACCGGAGGCCCGAGCCGCCTCCGCTCGGCCCCGCGAGCACCCGGAAACCCAAGCCACCCCCGCCCGGCCGCCGGCCCGAGCCGCCACAACACAGCCGCGTGATCAGATGGCGGACCTGCTCTCCGCATTCGCCGACCGACGCCTGCTGACCCTGCACGAAGACACCGTCGAGATCGCCCACGACGCCCTGCTGACCGCCTGGCCCACCCTACGCCAATGGCTGGAACCGGACCTGGCCGCCCAATCCGTCTACGACCGCCTCCTGGAAGCCGCCACCCAATGGTCCGACCACCACCGCGACCAGGCCTTCCTCTACCGAGGCGCCCGCCTGCTGGCCGTCCAGGACAGCCGCCCCCGCTGGGACCGCGACCCCGACAGCTTCCCGCCCCCGGGCCCCGTCGTCGAGGCCTTCCTGGCCGCCTCCACGAGCGAGGCCAGGCGAGCGGGCCGCCGCCGCAGGCTCGCCGTGAGCGGCCTCGCGCTGCTGGCGGTGCTCGCCCTGGCCGCCGCCGCCACCGCCGTCAACGCCGCCGGTGAGGCCGACCGGCAACGCAGGCTGGCGATCTCCCGCCAGCTCGCCGCGCAGAGCGAGGTGACGGGCGACGTGCCGCTGTCCTCGTTGCTCGCCGTGGCGGCCTGGAAGATCGCGGGCACGGACGAGGCCCGCAACCGGGTGCTGTCCGCCGCCACCCGCACGGGGCGGGGCAACCTCACCGGGCACACCAGGGGCGTCATGTCCCTGGCGTTCAGCGCCGACGGCTCGATCGTGGCGACGGGCAGCGACGACGGGACGGCCCGGCTCTGGGACACGGCGACGCGGCGGCAGCTCGGCGCCCCGATCACCCGCGCGAGGTTCGACTGCTCCAGCGTGCAACTGGCGCTGAGCCCCGACGGCCGGACGCTGGCCACCGCGTGCCTCAGCACCGTCCGCTTCTACGACGTGGCCACCCGCCGCGAGGTGGGCTCCCCGCTGGAGCACGAGGAGGTCGTCTCGGCGCTGGCGTACAGCCCCGACGGCAGGACGGTCGTGACCGGCGACTTCAGGGGCGTCACCCGGCAGTGGGACGCGGCCACGCACCGCCCCCACGGACCTCCCATGGGCCGTCCCGACCACGGGCGGGACCTGGCGAGCATCGTCCGCAGGATGGCGTTCACCCGGGACGGCCGGACCCTGGCCGTGGCGAGCGGCAAGTCCGTGCGGCTGTGGGACCCCGCCACGTCCCGGCCGCGCGGCGCCCCGATCGCCGCGCAGCGCGAGACCGTCCTGGACTTCGCCCTCAGCCCCGACGGCGGCACGCTCGCGACCGTGAGCTTCGACAACGCCGCGCGCCTGTGGAGCATGCGATCGGGCAAGCAGACGGGCGTCATCAGGGACAGGAACACCGGCTTCAACGCGATCGTCTTCAGCCCCGACGGCACCCGCCTCGCCACCGGTGGCCGCAGCGGACGCACCGTCCTGTGGGACACGGCCAGCCGCCGGCAACTGGTCGCCCTCGCCGACAACGTCATGGGCGTCGAGCGGGTCGCGTTCAGCCCGGACGGCAAGCTGCTGGCCGCCGCCAGTGACGACGGCGTGGTGCGGCTCGCCGACCCGCAGGTCCACCTGCAGATCGGCCGGCCGGTGCCCGCCGAGTCGGCCGTCGCGCTGAGCCCCGACGGCCGTGTCCTGGCCACCGGCATCGCCGGCCGCCCCGGCATCCAGCTCTGGGACGTGGCCACCCAGCGGCCCCTCGGCCCCCCGCTGAGCCCCGAGGGCGCCCGCCGCGCCGTCGCCATGATCGACTTCACCGCCGACGGCCGCACGCTCGTGTCCTCCAGCCTGGACGGGCTGTGGCTCTGGGACGTCGCCACCCGCCGCGAGCTCGCGCACGACGCCACGCTGTCGGGGGTGAACGCGCTCAGCCCCGACGGCAGGTTCGTCGCCGTCCAGCACGAGCAGGGCATCGTGTTCTGGGACGTGGCGACCCGCCGCCGCTTCGGCCCGCACATCCGGGCCGGCGACCACACCGGCGTCATCACCGGGATGGCGATCAGCCCCGACGGAAGGCTGGTGGCCAGCGCGGGCTTCGACTCGCGGCTGCGGATCTTCGAGGTGGCCACCGGCCGCGAGCTGGGCGGCAACCCGCCCGCGGTCGCCGCAGGGCTCGTCAACGACCTGGCCTTCAGCCCCGACGGGCGGACGCTGGCGTACACGGCGGCCGACGCCGCCGTACGGTTGTGGGACGTGCCGCGCCGCCGCCCGGCGGGCATCGCCCTGATCGCCGAGGACGACACGCCCGCCGCGCTCGCCTTCAGCCCGGACGGCGAGATCCTCGCCACCGGCACCTCGCGCGGCGACGTGCTGCTGTGGGACCTGCGCACCCACCGGCCGCTCGGCACCCCGATGACGGGCCACACGAGCGGCGTGACCGCGCTCGCCTACCAGCGGGACGGGACGGCCGTCGCCACGGTCGCCGGCGACGGCACCGCCCGCCTGTGGAACGCCGGCAAGCCCGCCGACCTGGTGGGCGCCGCCTGCGCCAACGCGGGCCGCTCCCTGACCCGCGAGGAATGGCGGAGCCTCGTCCCGCAGGAGGAGTACCGCCCGACGTGTCCGTGA
- a CDS encoding helix-turn-helix domain-containing protein — protein MHSARSALLDSGRSAAAAPSSGALLRGWRKRALLTQEQLAERAGLNVRTVRRLESGGLWQPRTTSVLLLAQALELDGEERALLAAVARGATLPVPGGPPRAAVIVPRQLPADVPALVGRERELAFLEDGGAGAATVGGSARAVEVCGGAVTVDGMAGVGKTALAVHAAHRLAPRFPDGQLFVDLRGHSPGAAPVEPGEALARMLRALGVPDERIPGHLDDRAALYRSVLAERRMLVVLDDAAGDHQVHPLLPAGTGCRVIVTSRRRLSCLGESLSLDVLPVVEAVALFVRAAGAGRVAGVPEGVLREVVVRCGLLPLAVRVAAARLRAHATWGVGYLVELLAGDGRLGELRAGRHDVAAALDLSYERLSGDQRRAYRLLGTDAGAGAGAGAGAGAGAGADFGVGEAAVLLGTTVPHAGRLLEGLLDVHLLRESAPGRYRLHELVRDHAARTAAAGGR, from the coding sequence TTGCACTCAGCACGATCCGCTCTGCTCGACTCCGGGCGGAGCGCAGCCGCCGCGCCTTCGTCGGGGGCGCTGCTCCGGGGGTGGCGCAAGCGAGCGTTGCTCACGCAGGAGCAGCTCGCCGAGCGGGCGGGGCTGAACGTCCGGACCGTGCGGCGGCTGGAGAGCGGTGGGCTCTGGCAACCTCGTACCACGTCGGTCCTGCTGCTGGCGCAGGCGCTGGAGCTGGACGGCGAGGAGCGGGCGCTGCTGGCCGCCGTGGCGCGCGGCGCGACGCTCCCCGTCCCGGGCGGCCCGCCACGTGCGGCGGTGATCGTCCCCCGGCAGTTGCCCGCCGACGTCCCGGCGTTGGTGGGACGGGAGCGCGAGCTGGCCTTTCTGGAGGACGGCGGCGCGGGCGCGGCTACGGTGGGCGGCAGCGCACGTGCGGTTGAGGTTTGCGGCGGTGCGGTGACGGTGGACGGCATGGCGGGGGTCGGTAAGACGGCGCTGGCGGTGCATGCCGCGCACCGGCTCGCACCCCGCTTCCCCGACGGGCAGCTCTTCGTGGACCTGCGCGGCCACTCCCCCGGCGCGGCCCCGGTCGAGCCGGGCGAGGCGCTGGCCCGCATGCTGCGCGCGCTCGGCGTGCCCGACGAGCGGATCCCCGGGCACCTCGACGACCGTGCCGCGCTGTACCGGAGCGTGCTGGCCGAGCGCAGGATGCTGGTCGTGCTGGACGACGCCGCCGGCGACCACCAGGTCCATCCGCTGCTGCCCGCCGGCACCGGCTGCCGGGTGATCGTGACCAGCCGGCGGCGGTTGAGTTGCCTCGGGGAAAGCCTGTCGCTGGATGTCCTGCCGGTGGTGGAGGCGGTGGCGTTGTTCGTGCGCGCGGCGGGTGCTGGGCGGGTGGCGGGCGTGCCGGAGGGTGTGCTGCGGGAGGTCGTGGTGCGGTGCGGGCTGCTTCCGCTGGCCGTTCGCGTGGCCGCCGCGCGGTTGCGGGCACATGCCACCTGGGGCGTGGGGTACCTGGTGGAGCTGCTGGCGGGCGATGGCCGGCTGGGCGAGCTGAGGGCCGGACGTCACGACGTGGCCGCCGCACTGGACCTGTCCTACGAGAGGCTGTCTGGTGATCAGCGGCGGGCGTACCGGCTGCTCGGCACGGACGCGGGCGCAGGCGCGGGTGCGGGTGCGGGTGCGGGTGCGGGTGCGGGTGCGGACTTCGGCGTCGGCGAGGCCGCCGTCCTGCTGGGGACGACCGTCCCTCATGCGGGCCGGCTGCTGGAGGGGCTGCTGGACGTGCACCTCCTGCGGGAGTCCGCCCCCGGCCGCTACCGGCTGCACGAGCTGGTACGCGACCATGCCGCCCGGACGGCGGCGGCAGGCGGGAGGTGA
- a CDS encoding sensor histidine kinase, whose protein sequence is MARLAVVKRYGEARVTVAGVAGVAGALSLAVTLAHPLAGWAGVNAAALVVEVSVLLVLTVLTVRRSPARQAACCAALTGSAVALILLRAVWQGPPPLVLGACAAWALGAVAATGVGLYLRRLDDNRRRAIAEATRAQRLGLARDLHDFVAHDVNGMLVQAQAAQVVAGSLPEPVADALRRIEDAGQRALASLDRTVHALGERGPGIEGLARLADAFSPGVRVELAVEPGLAARHEVSSLAYRVVTEALTNVRRHAPRATSVVVEVREEGGVLRVRVADDGGGSSPSTRIGGFGLAGLADLLEARGGRLTAGPHGGGWQLDAEIPA, encoded by the coding sequence GTGGCTAGGCTCGCGGTCGTGAAGCGGTACGGCGAGGCGAGGGTCACGGTGGCCGGGGTGGCGGGGGTCGCCGGGGCGCTGTCGCTCGCGGTCACGCTGGCGCATCCGCTGGCCGGGTGGGCGGGCGTCAACGCGGCGGCGCTGGTGGTGGAGGTGTCGGTGCTCCTGGTGCTCACCGTCCTCACCGTCCGGCGCTCCCCCGCCCGCCAGGCAGCCTGCTGCGCGGCGCTGACCGGCTCGGCGGTGGCGCTCATCCTGCTGCGCGCCGTGTGGCAGGGCCCGCCGCCGCTGGTGCTGGGCGCGTGCGCCGCCTGGGCGCTCGGCGCGGTGGCGGCCACCGGGGTGGGCCTCTACCTGCGCAGATTGGACGACAACCGCCGGCGGGCCATCGCGGAGGCCACCCGGGCGCAGCGGCTCGGGCTGGCCCGCGACCTGCACGACTTCGTCGCCCACGACGTCAACGGCATGCTGGTGCAGGCCCAGGCCGCCCAGGTGGTGGCCGGCTCGCTGCCGGAGCCGGTCGCCGACGCCCTGCGCCGCATCGAGGACGCGGGGCAGCGGGCGCTGGCCTCCCTCGACCGTACGGTGCACGCGCTGGGCGAGCGGGGGCCGGGGATCGAGGGGCTGGCGCGGCTGGCCGACGCGTTCTCGCCGGGGGTGCGGGTGGAGCTGGCGGTCGAGCCGGGGCTGGCGGCGCGGCACGAGGTGTCGTCCCTGGCCTACCGTGTGGTGACCGAGGCGCTCACGAACGTGCGCCGGCACGCGCCACGGGCCACGTCCGTGGTGGTGGAGGTCCGTGAGGAGGGTGGTGTGCTGCGGGTGCGGGTGGCGGACGACGGTGGCGGCAGCTCGCCGAGCACGAGGATCGGCGGGTTCGGGCTCGCGGGCCTGGCCGACCTGCTGGAGGCGCGCGGCGGGCGGCTGACGGCGGGCCCGCATGGTGGCGGCTGGCAGCTCGACGCGGAGATCCCCGCATGA
- a CDS encoding dienelactone hydrolase family protein, which translates to MARVLLLHSMYGLRPAVHQAADRLRAAGHGVHVPDLYDGRVVDTAEEGLAIKEEIGRDELLKRAVAAAAPLSDERLVYAGFSLGAAIAQNLALGDERSLGLLLMHGTSDMAEGVSADDLPVQLHVADPDTHEPVDWLNTWYLGMRRARADVEVFRYPGVGHLFTDPDLPDYNAEAAERAWAIALDFLADL; encoded by the coding sequence ATGGCACGCGTTCTCCTCTTGCACTCGATGTACGGTCTCCGGCCCGCCGTCCACCAGGCAGCCGACCGGTTGCGGGCGGCCGGTCACGGGGTGCACGTCCCCGACCTGTACGACGGCCGGGTCGTGGACACCGCCGAGGAGGGGCTCGCGATCAAGGAGGAGATCGGCCGCGACGAGCTGCTGAAGCGGGCCGTGGCCGCCGCGGCCCCGCTGTCCGACGAGCGCCTGGTCTACGCGGGCTTCTCGCTCGGCGCGGCGATCGCGCAGAACCTCGCCCTGGGCGACGAGCGTTCCCTCGGCCTGCTGCTCATGCACGGCACCTCCGACATGGCCGAGGGGGTCTCGGCCGACGACCTGCCCGTCCAGCTGCACGTCGCCGACCCCGACACCCACGAGCCGGTCGACTGGCTGAACACCTGGTACCTCGGCATGCGCAGGGCCAGGGCCGACGTGGAGGTCTTCCGCTACCCCGGCGTGGGGCACCTGTTCACCGATCCTGACCTGCCCGACTACAACGCCGAGGCGGCCGAGCGCGCCTGGGCGATCGCGCTGGACTTCCTCGCCGACCTGTGA